Proteins found in one Hyphomicrobiales bacterium genomic segment:
- a CDS encoding TIM barrel protein, which yields MPRLAANITMLFEERPFLERFAAAAAAGFAAVECQFPYAEPPERIAEAMARSGLTLALFNADPGDWAAGERGLACLPGAEPRFERSIDRAITYAEATKVERIHVMAGLGDPRDQRAWDCYVANVRSAARRLAERGIELMIEPINRRDMPGYFLSDFTDARALIAEIDEPSVRLQFDVYHRQIIAGDILTGLADWRDLIGHVQIAAVPDRGEPDQGEVDYRAVLTALDDMDYRGWVGCEYRPRGTTREGLVWRDRLLGWSNS from the coding sequence GTGCCCCGTCTTGCCGCCAACATCACCATGCTCTTTGAGGAACGCCCGTTCCTCGAGCGTTTCGCGGCGGCGGCCGCCGCTGGCTTTGCGGCCGTCGAATGCCAGTTCCCCTACGCCGAGCCACCCGAGCGGATCGCCGAGGCGATGGCACGCTCGGGGCTGACACTGGCCCTCTTCAATGCCGACCCCGGCGACTGGGCAGCGGGCGAACGCGGTCTCGCCTGCCTGCCCGGAGCAGAACCCCGCTTCGAGCGTTCCATCGACCGCGCCATCACCTATGCCGAGGCGACGAAAGTTGAACGCATCCATGTCATGGCCGGGCTCGGCGATCCGCGCGACCAGCGGGCGTGGGATTGTTATGTGGCGAATGTGCGCTCCGCCGCGCGCCGTCTGGCCGAGCGCGGCATCGAGCTGATGATCGAGCCCATCAACCGCCGCGACATGCCGGGATATTTCCTCAGCGACTTCACCGATGCCCGCGCGCTGATCGCCGAGATCGACGAGCCTTCGGTTCGTCTGCAGTTCGACGTCTACCACCGCCAGATCATCGCCGGCGATATCCTCACCGGGCTCGCCGACTGGCGTGACCTGATCGGCCACGTCCAGATTGCAGCCGTTCCCGATCGCGGCGAGCCCGACCAGGGCGAGGTCGACTATCGCGCCGTCCTCACCGCCCTCGACGACATGGACTATCGGGGTTGGGTCGGCTGCGAATACCGCCCGCGCGGCACGACGCGCGAAGGCTTGGTCTGGCGGGATCGGCTGCTGGGTTGGTCCAACAGCTGA
- a CDS encoding alpha/beta fold hydrolase — MLRPTPFQVSVSDDTLDHIRRRVAQYPWSAMPDLDGWECGTNLRYMRELCAYWLEEFDWREQEAALNTFPQFMAPVEGLNLHFIHERGSGPNPQPLLISHGWPGSIAEFRHIVEPLAHPERFGGDIGDAFDVIAPSLPGFGFSDRPPRPWGPRRMAASLHTLMTAVLGYDSYIAQGGDWGGAISSWLGYDHAPACKAIHINILTMRHRDGPKGPEEEKWAARFDRDQIMENGYRTQQATKPQTLGYAMMDSPVGVAAWILEKFSSWSDTKGNDPESAHSRDDLLTNIMIYLVTGTFSTSTWIYFGRREEGGRLLSPEGRRVEVPTACALFPKEMLAWPPRSYVERIYNIAQWTEMPRGGHFGAMEEPQLLVDDIRAFARSLRRK; from the coding sequence CTGTTGCGGCCCACGCCGTTTCAGGTTTCCGTTTCGGACGACACGCTGGACCATATTCGCAGACGGGTTGCGCAGTATCCCTGGTCTGCCATGCCGGACTTGGATGGCTGGGAGTGTGGCACCAATCTCCGCTACATGCGGGAACTCTGCGCCTACTGGCTGGAGGAATTCGACTGGAGGGAACAGGAAGCTGCGCTCAACACGTTCCCCCAGTTCATGGCGCCGGTCGAGGGTCTCAACCTGCATTTCATCCACGAGAGAGGCAGTGGCCCCAATCCGCAACCTCTACTGATATCTCACGGGTGGCCCGGTTCCATCGCGGAATTCAGGCATATTGTCGAGCCGCTCGCGCATCCCGAACGCTTCGGTGGTGACATCGGCGATGCCTTCGACGTGATCGCGCCGTCCCTCCCCGGATTCGGGTTTTCCGATAGACCGCCGCGTCCGTGGGGCCCGCGTCGGATGGCGGCAAGCCTGCACACCTTGATGACAGCTGTGCTCGGCTACGACAGCTACATCGCACAGGGCGGCGACTGGGGCGGAGCCATATCGAGCTGGCTCGGCTACGACCACGCGCCGGCGTGCAAGGCCATCCACATCAACATCCTGACGATGCGTCACAGGGACGGTCCGAAGGGTCCGGAAGAGGAGAAATGGGCTGCTCGCTTCGATCGGGATCAGATCATGGAGAACGGCTACCGGACGCAGCAGGCCACCAAGCCACAGACCCTCGGCTACGCAATGATGGACAGCCCCGTGGGAGTTGCGGCCTGGATCCTGGAGAAATTCAGCTCGTGGTCGGATACGAAAGGGAATGATCCCGAAAGCGCACATTCGCGCGACGACCTTCTGACGAACATCATGATTTATCTCGTGACCGGAACATTCAGCACGTCCACGTGGATCTATTTTGGACGCCGCGAGGAAGGGGGGCGCCTTTTGTCTCCCGAGGGAAGGCGTGTGGAAGTGCCGACGGCATGTGCCCTGTTCCCGAAGGAAATGCTGGCTTGGCCCCCTCGCAGCTACGTGGAGCGCATATATAACATCGCGCAGTGGACGGAGATGCCGCGCGGAGGACATTTCGGTGCGATGGAGGAGCCACAGCTCCTCGTGGACGACATTCGCGCTTTCGCCCGCTCCCTGCGCCGAAAATAG
- a CDS encoding aminotransferase class I/II-fold pyridoxal phosphate-dependent enzyme, which translates to MGMMALPPFKLPEGSELSLRDQICEAVSSAITSRSLACDQPLPSCRVLAAQLDVSRNTVFAAYNRLIDLGLVTSRDRSGYYISADALSLLASPGSSAVTGRHTVEAPSPISFPASGLTRIDNPTDWTRYPYPFLYNQIDPDLFPVDAWRECSRQILGRKEMPFWTGDSIESDSRHLVEQLCQRLLTYRGIHARADEILITLGAQNALFLISLLFARRKEPVAFENPSFQGARNAFVLGGHRLVGVPVDEQGIITSAIPPGCQLVFTTPGHQFPTMVTMSQERREALLDAANANDFMVIEDDYEAEMNFLSKPSPSLRSLDRHQRVIYIGSLSKILSPGIRLGFIVAHPDIIRELRAIRGAVLRHPPTIVQETAALFFRLGYFDAHLRNIQRRFHKRWHAMRDAIARHLHMLEVTENEGGTSFWITGPPDFDATELRDRLRPRGVLIDRGQIFYLENDVRRNFRVGFAFVPLGKLEDGVKIIAEEVEGLIRPST; encoded by the coding sequence ATGGGCATGATGGCGTTGCCCCCCTTCAAGTTGCCGGAGGGCTCGGAACTGAGCCTCCGCGACCAGATCTGCGAGGCCGTCAGCTCGGCGATCACGTCCCGATCGCTCGCCTGCGACCAACCGTTACCGTCCTGCCGCGTCCTGGCCGCGCAGCTCGATGTCTCGCGCAATACGGTGTTTGCCGCCTACAACCGGCTGATCGATCTGGGGCTCGTCACCTCCCGGGACCGTTCGGGTTATTACATCAGCGCCGACGCACTGTCGCTCCTGGCGTCCCCCGGCAGCAGTGCCGTGACCGGTCGCCACACAGTGGAAGCGCCGTCGCCCATCTCCTTTCCCGCGTCGGGCCTGACCCGGATCGACAATCCGACCGACTGGACCCGTTACCCCTACCCGTTCCTCTATAACCAGATCGACCCGGATCTCTTTCCGGTCGACGCCTGGCGGGAGTGCTCGCGACAGATCCTGGGCCGCAAGGAAATGCCGTTTTGGACAGGCGATTCCATCGAAAGCGACAGCCGACACCTGGTGGAACAACTGTGCCAACGGCTCCTGACCTACCGCGGCATCCATGCCCGCGCCGACGAAATCCTGATCACGCTGGGAGCACAGAACGCCCTGTTCCTGATCAGCCTATTGTTTGCTCGCCGCAAGGAGCCGGTCGCATTCGAGAACCCGAGCTTTCAAGGCGCACGAAACGCCTTCGTCCTCGGCGGTCACAGGCTGGTCGGCGTCCCTGTCGATGAACAGGGCATCATCACTTCGGCCATTCCGCCTGGATGCCAGCTCGTATTCACCACGCCGGGCCATCAATTCCCAACGATGGTGACCATGTCTCAGGAGCGGCGCGAAGCACTCCTGGATGCCGCGAACGCCAATGATTTCATGGTGATAGAGGACGACTACGAAGCCGAGATGAACTTTCTTTCCAAGCCGTCTCCCTCGCTGCGCTCATTGGATCGTCATCAACGGGTCATATACATCGGCAGCCTGTCGAAAATCTTGTCACCAGGCATTCGGCTCGGCTTCATCGTCGCCCATCCGGACATCATCCGCGAATTGCGTGCGATAAGGGGTGCGGTATTGCGCCACCCGCCGACGATCGTTCAGGAGACGGCAGCCCTCTTCTTCCGGCTCGGGTATTTCGACGCACATCTCAGAAACATCCAGAGGCGGTTCCACAAGCGCTGGCATGCGATGCGCGATGCGATCGCCCGCCATCTCCACATGCTCGAGGTGACCGAGAACGAAGGAGGCACCAGCTTCTGGATCACGGGCCCGCCCGATTTCGACGCCACCGAACTCCGTGACCGGCTCAGACCGCGAGGCGTCCTGATCGACAGGGGACAGATATTTTACCTCGAGAACGACGTCCGAAGGAATTTTAGGGTCGGCTTCGCATTCGTTCCGCTCGGAAAACTCGAAGATGGCGTCAAGATCATCGCTGAGGAAGTCGAAGGGCTCATCAGACCGTCGACCTGA
- a CDS encoding C4-dicarboxylate ABC transporter substrate-binding protein → MTRHPLLKLLVAAVVLMSGAEFASAQKVLKLGTVGQLGMPIGDAIDQALIPTLERVSGGMLKVEPHYRGSLCGEQKCGEQANQGLLQLWTSSTANFGSFGTDLAIFDLPYIFKSIEDADRISRQWLSKRQCDRAAESAGHICLVVYSSGGFRQLANAQRPVHVPRDMEGIKWRVTKSPIEYTLIKAWGAVPVPYDWTQLYQGLQTGVVSGQYVAVPWQHIAKLHEVAKYFTEIGGSWSGNQLSMDITQYNALTEQEREWLHAAAQAFADKVSELDRQWVADGEAAIKASITEWYVPTEEELAQWREGAIAAWLDAKGTFEPEIAERVLREQGMDSFIEALKKAGAL, encoded by the coding sequence ATGACACGACACCCGCTACTGAAGTTACTGGTGGCCGCCGTGGTGCTCATGTCCGGCGCGGAGTTCGCAAGCGCTCAGAAAGTTCTGAAGCTTGGAACGGTGGGGCAGCTGGGTATGCCGATCGGCGATGCGATCGACCAAGCGCTCATCCCGACCCTGGAACGGGTCTCTGGCGGCATGCTGAAGGTCGAACCGCACTACCGCGGCTCACTTTGTGGCGAACAGAAATGCGGCGAGCAGGCCAATCAAGGGCTCCTGCAATTGTGGACCAGTTCCACCGCCAACTTCGGCAGCTTCGGCACCGACCTCGCGATTTTCGATCTCCCCTACATCTTCAAGAGCATCGAGGACGCGGACCGCATCTCGCGGCAGTGGCTTTCCAAGCGGCAGTGCGACCGTGCGGCAGAGAGTGCCGGGCACATCTGTCTGGTCGTCTATTCCAGCGGCGGGTTCCGCCAGCTCGCCAACGCCCAGCGGCCGGTTCATGTTCCTCGGGACATGGAGGGGATCAAGTGGCGAGTGACCAAGAGCCCGATCGAATATACCCTCATCAAGGCCTGGGGCGCGGTGCCTGTACCCTATGACTGGACCCAGCTCTATCAAGGTCTCCAGACCGGCGTCGTCTCGGGGCAGTACGTGGCGGTGCCGTGGCAGCACATCGCGAAGCTGCACGAGGTTGCCAAGTACTTCACCGAGATCGGCGGTTCCTGGTCCGGCAATCAGCTCTCGATGGACATCACGCAGTACAATGCCCTGACCGAGCAGGAAAGGGAGTGGCTGCACGCGGCAGCGCAGGCATTCGCGGACAAGGTCAGTGAGCTGGACCGCCAATGGGTCGCTGACGGAGAAGCCGCCATCAAGGCTTCAATCACCGAGTGGTATGTGCCCACGGAAGAGGAGCTCGCCCAATGGCGCGAAGGGGCCATTGCGGCATGGCTCGATGCAAAGGGAACGTTCGAGCCTGAAATCGCCGAGCGGGTCCTCAGAGAGCAGGGCATGGACAGCTTCATCGAGGCGCTCAAGAAAGCGGGCGCGCTCTGA
- a CDS encoding TRAP transporter large permease subunit, with product MEIVFLLVVLLVLILAGAPIGFTLILIPVVYILFTGAAPLILIPSQMFSAIDSVPLTAIPFFMLTGELMTSATITDRLVELSKRIIGRMRGSMAQVNVLVSMFFAGMNGSVVADTATVGSLLVPAMNRSGYPPAFTAAITAVSSTIGGIIPPSIMMIVLANAGGISVGALFAAGIVPGILIGMMLMVINHVIAVRNNFERSETPFSLSEVASYGRKSSFALLIPIVLVGSVVGGIASVVEAGALTATIALLVGLFVYRTITWSNCKGAFVRAFRNSAMVFIIIAASGPFGWLLTSLGANTQLEQWLLGYADDPLLFALVLVLFICLLGMVMDSAANIIVVGPVLVDVMVKAGYPDVQAALVVVVGFLIGSVTPPVGVAYFTASALAKARLESVAVAMIPYLVALFALLFILVVVPDITMFLPRLMGFS from the coding sequence ATGGAAATCGTTTTCCTCCTGGTCGTCCTTCTGGTCCTGATCCTTGCGGGGGCACCGATAGGTTTCACGCTCATTCTCATTCCCGTCGTCTACATCCTGTTCACGGGCGCGGCGCCGCTCATCCTCATTCCAAGCCAGATGTTCAGCGCGATCGATTCGGTCCCCCTGACGGCAATCCCGTTCTTCATGCTGACGGGCGAACTGATGACCAGCGCGACCATAACCGACCGGCTGGTCGAACTCAGCAAGCGCATCATCGGGCGGATGCGCGGCAGCATGGCGCAGGTCAACGTTCTGGTCAGCATGTTCTTTGCCGGCATGAACGGCTCGGTCGTGGCGGACACGGCAACCGTCGGCTCCCTGCTCGTGCCGGCGATGAACCGCTCGGGCTATCCTCCCGCCTTCACAGCCGCGATCACGGCCGTCAGTTCGACAATCGGCGGCATCATTCCTCCCAGCATCATGATGATCGTGCTGGCCAATGCCGGTGGCATATCCGTGGGGGCGCTCTTTGCCGCCGGAATTGTGCCGGGCATCCTGATCGGGATGATGTTGATGGTGATCAATCACGTGATCGCCGTACGCAACAATTTCGAGCGGAGCGAAACGCCATTCAGCCTCTCGGAGGTTGCCTCTTACGGCCGCAAGTCGTCCTTTGCGCTCCTCATTCCAATCGTTCTGGTCGGTTCGGTCGTGGGGGGAATCGCGAGCGTCGTCGAGGCGGGAGCGCTCACCGCGACGATCGCATTGCTCGTCGGCCTCTTCGTCTATCGCACCATCACATGGTCGAATTGCAAGGGGGCCTTCGTTCGCGCCTTCCGCAACTCGGCGATGGTCTTCATCATCATCGCTGCTTCTGGACCATTCGGTTGGCTCCTCACGTCTCTGGGTGCCAATACACAACTCGAACAATGGCTGCTCGGATATGCCGATGATCCGCTGCTGTTCGCGCTGGTTCTGGTGCTCTTCATCTGCTTGCTCGGCATGGTGATGGACTCGGCCGCGAACATCATCGTCGTCGGACCGGTGCTGGTCGACGTCATGGTGAAGGCCGGATACCCGGACGTACAGGCCGCACTCGTCGTCGTCGTCGGCTTCCTGATCGGCTCGGTCACGCCGCCCGTCGGTGTCGCCTATTTCACGGCCAGTGCCCTCGCCAAGGCGCGGCTGGAGAGCGTGGCCGTGGCCATGATTCCGTATCTCGTGGCCCTGTTCGCACTCCTTTTCATACTGGTGGTCGTTCCGGATATAACGATGTTCCTGCCACGCCTCATGGGCTTTTCCTGA
- a CDS encoding TRAP transporter small permease subunit, translating into MPRFLQIIDRLVHNVLTTLCSILLLLMVAFTVYSVVMRYYFESPPVWGDLLTVLSNIWLVFIALALTVRDRDHIALDLVYTRLPLRVAFFVQQFWSLVIFLLGLVILYYGLQVVSTMGGRYWEMWYFAWEDGGLVYKPNYMPKKYAQTILPISGVLISMAALMAILEDCVRYSKGRFRLAGEEARETHQ; encoded by the coding sequence ATGCCACGTTTTCTGCAGATCATTGACCGGCTGGTGCACAACGTGTTGACGACGCTGTGCAGCATCCTGCTGCTCCTCATGGTCGCATTCACCGTCTATTCCGTGGTCATGCGGTATTATTTCGAGAGTCCACCCGTCTGGGGCGATCTGCTTACCGTACTCAGCAACATCTGGCTGGTTTTCATTGCCCTCGCGTTGACGGTTCGCGATCGCGACCACATTGCACTTGATCTCGTTTATACCCGATTGCCGCTTCGCGTGGCTTTTTTCGTGCAGCAATTCTGGTCGCTGGTTATTTTTCTCCTGGGTCTGGTCATCCTGTACTATGGGCTGCAGGTCGTTTCGACGATGGGTGGCAGGTATTGGGAAATGTGGTATTTCGCTTGGGAAGACGGCGGCTTGGTCTACAAGCCCAATTACATGCCGAAGAAATATGCGCAGACGATTCTTCCGATTTCCGGTGTGCTGATCAGTATGGCTGCACTCATGGCCATACTCGAGGATTGCGTCCGTTACTCGAAGGGGCGTTTCCGGCTTGCGGGCGAGGAAGCACGCGAAACCCACCAATGA
- a CDS encoding C4-dicarboxylate ABC transporter, with protein sequence MSSTKDSTVSRRSFLRKGALAGGAIAGSVVAAPAVLAQAPIVVKMQTSWPASDIWMDFARQYVERVEQMSGNRLKIDLLPAGAVVGAFQVMDGVNDGVLDAAHTVPVYWYGKNKAASFFGTGPVWGGSATTMLSWFYQGGGAELYRELTQDIMGLNVYGFMGFPMFAQPFGWFKNEVSKASELQGFKYRTVGLAADLMQAMGMSVAQLPGGEIVPAMERGVIDAFEFNNPSSDSRFGAQDVAKNYYLSSYHQASESFEFLFNKDFFDDLAPDLQAILKFAVEAASTANTASAMDNYSADLLKLQKESGVKVHRTSKDILDAQLKAWDGLIAELEKDAFMKKIMDSQRAWIERVTYYELMNAPDYALAYQHYFPGKLAL encoded by the coding sequence ATGAGCAGTACAAAGGACTCAACGGTTTCACGGCGCTCGTTCCTCAGGAAGGGCGCGCTCGCAGGCGGGGCCATCGCGGGCAGTGTGGTCGCGGCACCGGCCGTCCTGGCGCAAGCCCCGATCGTCGTGAAAATGCAGACTTCGTGGCCGGCATCCGACATCTGGATGGATTTCGCGCGCCAGTACGTCGAGCGTGTCGAGCAAATGTCCGGTAATCGCCTCAAGATCGACCTGCTGCCTGCCGGCGCGGTCGTCGGCGCGTTCCAAGTGATGGACGGTGTAAACGATGGCGTTCTCGACGCGGCACACACGGTGCCCGTCTACTGGTACGGCAAGAACAAGGCTGCCTCGTTCTTCGGCACCGGGCCGGTCTGGGGCGGGTCGGCCACGACGATGCTGTCCTGGTTCTACCAGGGGGGTGGCGCGGAGCTTTATCGAGAGCTCACCCAGGACATCATGGGCCTCAACGTTTACGGCTTCATGGGCTTCCCGATGTTCGCGCAGCCCTTCGGTTGGTTCAAGAACGAGGTGAGCAAGGCGAGCGAACTCCAGGGCTTCAAGTACCGCACGGTGGGGCTTGCCGCCGATCTCATGCAGGCGATGGGCATGTCGGTGGCGCAACTCCCCGGGGGTGAGATCGTGCCGGCGATGGAGCGCGGTGTCATCGACGCCTTCGAGTTCAACAATCCCTCCTCCGACAGTCGTTTCGGGGCTCAGGACGTCGCCAAGAACTACTACCTGTCCTCTTACCACCAGGCCTCGGAGAGCTTCGAGTTCCTGTTCAACAAGGACTTCTTCGACGATCTGGCGCCAGACCTGCAGGCGATTCTCAAATTTGCCGTCGAAGCCGCTTCGACGGCAAACACCGCTTCGGCGATGGACAATTATTCAGCCGACCTCCTCAAGCTGCAAAAGGAATCCGGCGTCAAGGTGCACCGCACCTCCAAGGATATCCTCGATGCCCAGCTCAAGGCCTGGGATGGCCTGATCGCCGAGCTGGAAAAGGATGCGTTCATGAAGAAGATCATGGACAGCCAGCGCGCCTGGATCGAGCGGGTCACCTACTACGAACTGATGAACGCGCCCGACTACGCTCTGGCCTACCAACACTACTTCCCGGGCAAGCTGGCTCTCTGA
- a CDS encoding TRAP transporter small permease subunit gives MRSFIRFADALSAGFGKAFAWLIILMTFGTGYEVFVRYVLGSPTPWALDVSFIMYGTLFMMGGAYTLSRGGHVRGDFLYRLWQPRTQARVDLVLYLLFFFPGVMALILSGWKYAARSWRFAEVSINSPAGVPIFQFKTVIVAAGILLFIQGIAQVMRCIICIRENRWPVIEDDVRETEEQLVREAARGNSTGHK, from the coding sequence ATGCGTTCATTCATCAGATTCGCTGATGCCCTGTCGGCCGGGTTCGGCAAGGCTTTTGCTTGGCTGATCATCCTCATGACGTTCGGCACGGGCTACGAGGTCTTCGTGCGCTATGTGCTCGGCAGTCCGACGCCGTGGGCGCTCGATGTGTCGTTCATCATGTACGGTACACTGTTCATGATGGGTGGAGCCTATACGCTGTCGCGCGGCGGCCATGTCCGGGGCGACTTCCTCTATCGCTTGTGGCAGCCCAGGACGCAGGCCAGGGTCGATCTCGTCCTCTATCTCCTGTTTTTCTTTCCTGGCGTCATGGCGCTGATCCTTTCCGGCTGGAAATATGCGGCCCGCTCGTGGCGCTTCGCGGAGGTCAGCATCAACAGTCCCGCAGGTGTCCCGATCTTCCAGTTCAAGACGGTGATCGTCGCGGCCGGCATCCTGCTTTTCATTCAGGGCATCGCGCAGGTCATGCGCTGCATCATCTGCATCCGCGAAAACCGCTGGCCGGTGATCGAGGACGACGTGCGCGAGACCGAGGAGCAACTCGTGCGTGAGGCCGCGCGAGGCAACAGCACAGGGCACAAATGA
- a CDS encoding TRAP transporter large permease subunit, with the protein MSEPQVALFMLGLFIFVVFLGFPIAFTLMAMGIGFGYYAYYDPTRMWRAYNRLDENASWWDSTSLWIEGFFNNRIFDLFINQTYTVMSNEVLTAVPLFLFMGYLVERANIVDRLFNSLNIASKNVPGSMGVAALITCALFATATGIVGAVVTLMGLLALPAMLRARYDTSFASGIICAGGTLGILIPPSIMLIVYAAASGVSIVRLYAGALLPGFLLVGLYLLYVIGRSILQPSVAPRPTDEEVPDVPIGKLVLMLLTSFFPLAFLILAVLGSILFGLATPTEAASIGALGGILLAIAYRAMTFQRLRESVYLTVRTTAMVCWLFVGSYTFSSVFSYLGGEQLISEFVRGLDLTPLQFLLLAQLIIFLLGWPLEWSEIIIIFVPIFLPLLALFNIDPLFFGVLVALNLQTSFLTPPMAMSAYYLKGIAPPQVQLMQIFSGVMPFLLLVFVAMAIIYIYPQTVFYLPETFYGR; encoded by the coding sequence ATGAGCGAACCCCAGGTAGCCCTGTTCATGCTGGGGCTTTTCATCTTCGTCGTCTTTCTGGGATTTCCCATCGCGTTCACCTTGATGGCGATGGGGATCGGCTTCGGCTACTATGCCTATTACGATCCGACGCGCATGTGGCGAGCCTACAACCGGCTCGATGAGAACGCGAGCTGGTGGGACAGCACCTCGCTCTGGATCGAAGGGTTCTTCAACAACCGCATCTTCGACCTGTTCATCAATCAGACCTATACGGTCATGTCGAACGAGGTGCTGACAGCGGTGCCGCTGTTCCTGTTCATGGGATACCTCGTCGAGCGGGCAAACATCGTCGACAGGCTGTTCAATTCGCTCAACATCGCGTCGAAGAACGTCCCCGGTTCGATGGGGGTCGCCGCGCTCATCACCTGCGCGCTGTTCGCGACCGCGACGGGCATCGTCGGCGCTGTCGTCACACTGATGGGCCTCCTCGCCCTGCCGGCCATGCTGCGGGCCCGCTACGATACCTCCTTCGCCTCCGGGATCATTTGCGCGGGCGGCACGCTGGGGATTCTGATCCCACCATCGATCATGCTGATCGTCTATGCGGCAGCCTCGGGTGTCTCGATCGTTCGACTCTATGCGGGGGCATTGTTGCCGGGCTTCCTGCTGGTCGGGCTCTATCTACTCTATGTCATCGGGCGCTCGATCCTGCAGCCGAGTGTCGCGCCCCGGCCCACCGACGAGGAAGTGCCGGACGTGCCGATCGGCAAGCTCGTCCTCATGCTGCTGACCTCGTTTTTTCCGCTGGCCTTCCTCATTCTCGCGGTGCTCGGCTCGATCCTGTTCGGTCTGGCGACGCCGACCGAAGCCGCTTCGATCGGAGCGCTGGGGGGAATTTTGCTCGCCATCGCCTATCGGGCCATGACCTTCCAGCGCCTGCGCGAGTCCGTCTATCTGACCGTGCGCACGACGGCCATGGTGTGCTGGCTGTTCGTCGGGTCGTACACGTTCTCGTCCGTCTTTTCCTATCTCGGGGGCGAGCAGCTGATCTCGGAATTCGTGCGCGGCCTCGATCTCACACCGCTGCAGTTCCTGCTGCTGGCGCAACTGATCATCTTCCTGCTCGGTTGGCCGCTCGAATGGTCGGAGATCATCATCATCTTCGTTCCGATATTCCTGCCGCTGCTGGCGCTTTTCAACATCGACCCGCTGTTCTTCGGCGTGCTTGTGGCGCTCAACCTGCAGACCTCCTTCCTCACTCCGCCCATGGCCATGTCGGCCTACTACCTCAAGGGGATCGCGCCACCGCAGGTGCAGCTGATGCAGATTTTCTCCGGCGTCATGCCCTTCCTGCTGCTGGTCTTCGTCGCCATGGCGATCATTTACATCTATCCGCAGACGGTCTTCTACCTGCCCGAGACGTTCTATGGCCGCTGA